A window of the Bos indicus x Bos taurus breed Angus x Brahman F1 hybrid chromosome X, Bos_hybrid_MaternalHap_v2.0, whole genome shotgun sequence genome harbors these coding sequences:
- the LOC113887160 gene encoding cytochrome c oxidase subunit 7B, mitochondrial: MFNLRMFPLAKNALSRLRVQSIQQAVARQIHQKRAPDFHDKYGNAVLASGATFCVAVWVYMATQIGIEWNPSPVGRVTPKEWREQ, from the exons ATGTTCAACCTCAGGATGTTTCCCTTGGCCAAAAACGCACTAAGTCGTCTGAGAG ttcaAAGCATTCAGCAAGCAGTGGCAAGGCAGATCCATCAAAAGCGGGCACCTGATTTCCATGACAAATATGGTAATGCTGTATTAGCTAGTGGAGCCACTTTCTGTGTTGCTGTATGGGTATAT ATGGCAACACAAATTGGAATAGAGTGGAACCCATCACCTGTTGGCAGAGTCACCCCAAAGGAATGGAGAGAACAGTAA